Within Bacillus sp. Marseille-Q1617, the genomic segment ATTTTTGTGGAAGGAATACCGGGGGCTGGAAAAACATCTACAGTCCAAATGATATCAGGAGTTTTAAAAGATAAGGGTCTCCCTGTAAAAGCATACATAGAAGGGGACCCGGATCAGCCTGCGGATTATGAGGGAGTCGCTTTGCTGTCTAAAGAGGAGTTGTCTTCTATTAAAAAAAGTAATAGTGAGTCAGCGAAAGGTTTACAGTTTTATTGTGAGCGAACCGAGTATGGAGTGTTGGTTCATTATGCAAAAATGGCAGAAAGCAACCGATTCCCAGAGGATATCATTAATGAAATTTCCCGGTATGATATCTACAACAAGGAACCTGAAATGTATACCGCCCTCATTAAAAGTAAATGGGAACAGTTCAGTGGAATACTTGCCGGAACAGATGCTGTTTACATATTGGATTGCTGTCTTCTGCAAAATCCCACTACGTTTCTGAGTGCCAGGAATGATTTGCAGGAAGATTTTATTGAAGGGTTCGTGAGGGATCTCCTTGATGAGGTGAAGAAGTTTCGGCCTCTGGTTATTTACTTAGAGCCGAATGATATCAGAAAAGCATTGAAACATGTCATGTCTGAACGATCAGGGCAGTGGTTCAATTTTGTGAGGGATTACTACACGACACAAGCATACGGGAAGAATCACGACCTGAAAAATGACTTTAACGGGGTTATAAGTTACCTGACGCATCGTGTAAAGCTAGAAAAGTCTATTTTGACAAAAGCTAACGTGGATTGGATTCATATTGAACGTGATCAAACATCATGGGAGACAGTGAATCATACGATCGAGAATGAACTTTTCCGTCGTTTATAAGGGAGTATGAAGGGCCATCAGACTTCAGGCGGAGGAAAGAACCACCAATAGACGCTCATCGCTTAATGGGAGATGAGGTAGAATTAACATATATTAGAAATGGTGGAGATGATTCCTATGAAAAAAATGATCGAAATCTTCAAGAATCCAATTTTTTTGAAGTTGTTCCTGGCTAATTTGACGTCTCATATGGGAAGCGTAATCGGCCTTACTGCTTTTATGTTTTACCTTTTGGACCGCTTTTCAGACCAGCCGATGTATGCATCTATTACAGAAATGATGTATTCCCTGCCGACTCTTGTAGTATTTTTCCTGGTGGGGGTGCTTGCAGATAGAATGGACCGGCAGAAAATTGCCTATCACTGTGATACGATTAGTGCGGTATTAACAGTGATCTTATTAGGAGCAGTCTATATCGGCTGGCTTCCTTTAATATTTGCTGTCCTGTTTTTGCGCAGCGGAGTTCAGAAGTTCTTTTTTCCTGCTGAACAAGCCATTCTGCAAGGAGTACTTTCAAAGGATGATTATTCAACTGCAGCAGGGTTGAATCAGATGGTCATGAGCCTGTTCATGCTGCTTGGGAATGCCATTGCGATTTTTGTATATTGGAACGCAGGGATATATGGGGCTCTCCTGGTGGATTTCGTTACGTTTTTCGTAAGTGCCGTTTTGATCAAGAAATGTGTCATCCCAGAAGAAGTGCGTCAGCCGAATGGAAAGCACACTTGGAAAGACTTAAATGTTTCGTCTGTCATGAAGGACTTCAAGTCGGGGCTCTCCTATATTCTTAATCATAAACTGCTTCTTTCTTTAATCAGCGGATTTGTCGTTTTTGGGATTGTAAACGGCGGTTTCTCCGTTATTCCGATATTCATACTGAAATACAAATTAGCTCCAGATTCGTATGAAGAGTATTCGATTATCCTGGGGATTGCTTTCGGTTCGGGAGTCTTGATCGGAAGCGTTGTTTCCTCGATGCTAACCCAGAAATTTAAATTTAATCAATTGATCGTCGCAGGCCTCGTTATTTCAGGAACGTTCATCATTGCCGCTTCATTTGCGCCGTCCACATGGGTCTTCATGATGATTGTGTTCATCGCTGCATTGGGGCTTCCGCTTGTAAACATTGCAATCGGGGGCTGGCTGCCGAGTATCATCGATCCAAAGATGATGGGGAGAGTGCAGGGATGGATCAATCCATTGATGATGCTTTCCCAATCGATCACCCTCGGAATCATCGCTGCCACCTTCCCTGCAGTGGTATCTGTCGAAATGCTTTATTGGCTCGTCGGAAGCTGTTTACTAGTGGTCGGGGCATTTTATTCAGTGATTTTGCCTAAGTTAATGAAAGAAGAGGAAATCAAGCCTGCAGTTGTAAATGGTTAGGTTGTGGAAAGATAATCTCTATGAGGGATCATAGAGATTATTTTAATTCAATAAAAAGAATAAAATAAATTTGAACGTTTTTTCATATCATTCGTATTATCAATGTACGCACTGGCGCATAGAAGGGAAAAATGCGATGGAAGAGAGAGAACTAATCAAACGGGCAAAAAAAGGGGACCACGAAGCCTTTGCTTTCTTGTTTAAGCAACATTATCCTTTTTTAGTGAAATATTTAATAAAAGTGACAATGAATAAAGATCAGGCTGAAGAGCTGGCGCAGGATACGATGGCAAAAATAGTAGAAAAAATCCACCTTTTCAATGGGAAATCCAAGTTTTCTTCCTGGCTGATCACGATCGCAACCAATCGCTATATCGATATCCAAAGGAAAAAGGGAAAAGAGAAGAACTGGCAGAAAGAAGAAGCCAATTACCGCAGCCTTAAATGGAGTATGGAGTCAAGAAATGAAGAGTGGAATGATGCGCTGGCTGCGTTATCGACTTTGGAGGATGGGGTGAGAATACCGATTATCCTTAAGCATTATTACGGTTATTCCTATGAAGAAATATCAGAGATGATTGGACTGCCCGCCGGAACCGTTAAGTCAAGGACTCATCACGGCATTCTTCGGTTAAGAAAGGAGTTGAAACTGGATGAACAGCAAACATCAAGCAAATAAAGAACATGAACTGGAACAGATTCTTAAAGCAGGAATGGAGCCCTTAGAGAATGAAGTTGAGGATGCTGTTCCTAGCCAGGAATGGTTTGAGCAATTCGTTCTTCAGCAGCAAAAAGAGATGAAAGCGGAATTGAAACGTGACCTAATCCTGTTTATGATCATTGCAAGCTGTCTGCTGATTATCTTTTCCATCTCACTTGTGAAATTACCAGCACTGTTCCTAATACTGCAAGGTGTTGTGTTTATTGGGGCAGCCATTTTCAGCAGTCTGACGTTTTTCAAGCAGGTGAAGAAGATATGACGAAGGAAGAAATATATCTCCTATTGCTTATCCTCCCCGTCCTCGTTGCTCAGAGCATCTACTTATTTCTTGATGCCAGGAAGAATGGACATCATTATTGGTTTTGGGGACTATGGGGATTGATCCAAACGCCTATGCCGCTGATTTTTTATTTCATCTTCGCAAAGAAAATCTGGAAGAAGTTCAAGAAAAGGGAGAGAATGGAATGATCATTGTAACGACTGATTTTGTACCAGGGAAGGAAGTCAAGGAATTAAAAGGATTTGTGCGAGGCAGCACGGTCCAAGCCAAGCATATTGGTAAGGATATCATTGCCGGTTTAAAAACGATTCTGGGAGGAGAAATAAGCGAATATAGTGAATTGATGGATGAAGCAAGGAATCAGGCCATTGAAAGAATGATGGAAGAGGCGGCCGGGAAAGGTGCCAACGCAGTGATCGCCGTCCGGCTGGAAACGTCTGCAGTCATGCAGAATGCCTCTGAAATAATTGCCTATGGTACAGCCGTTATAGTGGAATAATCAATTTACTCGAAACATATAGTGAATTGGGTGCACCTGAACCGGAATAAAGACATAGTGTATAAAGAAAATTACCAATTAAAATAAAATTGACACAATTCAAAACCTATAGTATGGTTATTAATGGAATAAATATCAATGAAGAAATGGAGGGTTTGTGATGATCAACGTATATACAGTTCAAGGCAGAGGAAGAGCAGCTTCTACTAATTTCATATCATCACATAACCAGTAACTCCTTATTCACAATTCAAGCGGATAACAGGCACAGGTTATGATGGATAACCTGTGCTTTTTTATGTCCATTTATGGGCGTTAACAAGGCACCGGCAGGGCTTCTGATGCAAATCATCCCTGCCCTTAGAGCCTTATTAACGCCTTTTTTTTTGAATTAATATGTAAATGTAATTTGTTAATTTCGGCTGATTCCAGCGGTTGATTGGAGTGCAAGACGCAGACTCCTGCGGGAAAAGCGTGTTAGGTGAGACCCCGCAGGAGCGCAGCGACGAGGAGGCTCACCAACCGCCCGCGGAAAGCGAAGTCTTGCACGGAAATCAATAGCGGCATTAAACAGACTATTTCGGTGTTCGCAGGTACAGTACCTGTTCACATAATATAAAACCATTTAGGAGGAAAAAAGATGCTGAAAGTACAGAAGAAAAAGATGTTGACATTGGTGGAGACAGAAGGCGGATAGTGAACGAATGGAAGATTAAGGGGGTAGAACGATGTTTAGTATTTTCAAGAAATTATCATGGTTTTTCAAAGAAAATTGGAAGAGATATACGGTTGCGATCATCCTCTTGACGATTGTGGGGATTCTTGATGTGATCCCGCCTAAGCTCGTCGGGAATGCAATCGATGACATTCATCTCGGATCGATATCCTGGGATGTATTAAGTAAGTATATTTGGTTATTAGCAGGCATCACGCTCATTTCATACGCGATGACCTACGTATGGATGTATCAATTATTCGGAGGTGCGTTCCTGGTTGAACGAAAGCTCCGGTCTAACTTCATGGGTCATTTATTAAAAATGACACCGACGTTCTTTGAAAAAAATCGTACGGGAGACTTGATGGCAAGGGCAACGAATGATTTGAAGGCGATTTCTGTCACTGCCGGATTCGGTGTGCTGACGCTGATCGATTCAAGTGTCTTCATGCTCACGATCTTGTTTACGATGGGATTTTTGATCAGCTGGAAATTAACGATAGCTGCCATCCTGCCTCTGCCGATCATGGCGTTATTGATGAAGGTGTATGGGGCAAGAATCCATAAACGCTTCACAGAAGCACAGGATTCATTTGGTGATCTTAACGACAAAGTGCTTGAATCCATTGCAGGGGTCCGGGTAATCAGAGCGTATGTCCAGGAAAGAGCGGATGAGGGCCGGTTTTCTGACATGACGGAAGATGTATACAAAAAGAATATAGAAGTAGCAAAAATTGACTCACTGTTTGATCCAACCATAAAAGTACTCGTCGGTCTCAGCTATTTGATCGGACTTGGTTATGGTGCGTATCTCGTGTTCCATCAGTCCATCACCCTGGGGCAGCTCGTATCGTTCAATGTCTATCTAGGGATGTTGATCTGGCCGATGTTTGCGATTGGCGAACTGATCAACATCATGCAGCGGGGGAATGCTTCGCTTGATCGTGTACAGGAAACCCTGGATTATGTTCAGGATGTAAAAGATCCGGATCGTCCTCAATCTGTCGGTACGCCGGAGAATGTAGCATTCGATGATGTTCATTTCCAATACCCATCCTCCCAGGTGAAGAATCTGACCAACCTCAAAGTGAAAATTGGCCAGGGGGATACACTTGGAGTGGTCGGGAAGACAGGAAGCGGAAAGACGACATTCGTTAAACAGCTTCTCCGTGAATATCCTGCTGGCTCTGGTTCCCTGACGATTGCAGGAGTTCCGATAAAGAATCTCACTCTTGATCAGGTCAGAAGCTGGATCGGCTACGTTCCCCAGGATCATGTATTGTTCTCGAGGACTGTGAAAGAAAATATTTTGTTCGGGCGGCATGATGCAGATGAAGTGGCCCTGGAAAAGGCGATTGAGCTTGCTGATTTCAAGAAAGACTTAGAAATGCTGCCGAACGGTTTATCTACGCTGGTGGGAGAAAAAGGAGTTGCACTCTCAGGTGGCCAAAAACAGCGTATCTCCATTGCGCGGGCACTTATCAAAAATCCTGAAATTCTTATTCTGGATGACTCCCTTTCAGCTGTCGATGCTAAAACAGAAGCAAAAATCATTGAAAATATTCGAAATGAACGTGAAGGAAAAACAACGATCATCACGACTCATCGTCTATCGGCTGTACAGCACGCTGATTGGATTATCGTTCTGGAGGATGGGAAAGTGGTGGAAGAAGGGGTCCACGAGACACTTCTTGACAATGACGGCTGGTATAAAGAACAATTCGACCGTCAGCAAGTTGAAGATTCCTCACATGAGGAGGTGGGCGTATGAAAGTCGGAAGAAGACTAGTAGATTATGCACTTTTATATAAAAAAATCATTATAGCTGCACTGTTGATGCTGACTGTTTCAGTGGCGGCAGAGCTTGCCGGCCCTTTCATCGCCAAAAAAATGATCGATGATCATATTCTGGGGATAGAAGCAGCATGGTATGAAACAGAAAAAGGAAAAGATGCCGTTTCCTATAAAGGAGAATGGTATAAAAGAGAGCAGTATTTTAATGGAAATGAACAAAAAGGGGATGAAGTAAGAATCCTTCAAGTCGGAAGAGAATTTTACTTTATCCCTGCTGCCGTTTCGTTCGATGGTGAACGTAAAGTCCAAGATGGCACCATGATCATTACAAAAGGTAAAGACTCTGAAGGCTACCCGGCACAAAAATTAAGCGGGGATGAACTGTTAGATTTTTATAGTCCTGAAATTCCAAAGATTATTAAACTGATTGCCTTTTATTTTGGGCTTCTGGTAGTTGCGTCCTTTTTTCAGTACGGTCAGCGGTTTTATCTCCAGAAAGCTGCCAACAGGGTCATCCAGAAAATGCGTAACGATATTTTTCAGCATATACAGAAGCTTCCGATTCGATATTTTGATAATCTGCCGGCAGGAAAGGTCGTAGCCCGGATTACAAACGACACCGAAGCGATCCGGGATTTATATGTTACCGTTTTGTCTACGTTTTTTACAAGCACGATCTATATTCTTGGAATCTATATCGCGTTGTTCATACTCGATGTAAAGCTTGCGGCAATCTGTTTGATTCTGATTCCAATCCTTGTCATCTGGACGTATTTGTACAGGATCTATGCGTCTAAATACAATCATATCATTCGTTCGAAAGTAAGTGACATCAACGCGATGATCAATGAGTCGATCCAAGGGATGAATATCATCCAGGCCTTCAGCAGGGAAAAACAAACAAGCAGCGAATTCGAAGAACTGAACGGCACCCATTATAAATACCAAAATAAGCTTTTGAGCTTGAACTCCATGACCTCACATAATCTTGTAGGGGTATTGAGGAATATCACGTTTGTGGCATTCATCTGGTATTTCGGTGGAGGTGCGATCGGGGTCGGATCTGTCGTGACTCTGGGTGTTCTCTATGCTTTCGTTGACTATATCAACCGATTATTCCAGCCGGTTACCGGAATCGTCAATCAGCTTGCCAACCTGGAACAGGCACTTGTGGCAGGCGAACGCGTATTCAAACTTCTTGATGAGGACGGAACGAAGGTAGCCGATGATAAAATGGCCCGATACAAAGGGAACGTCAGCTTTGAGCACGTGTTTTTTGGCTACAAAGAAAATGAATATGTGCTGAAGGACATAACGTTTGAAGCGAATCAAGGAGAAACCGTTGCTCTTGTCGGGCACACGGGATCAGGGAAAAGTTCCATCATGAATCTATTATTCCGTTTCTATGATACAAACGAAGGAAAAATCAAGATTGACGGACAGGACATCAAAGATATTCCATATCAAACAATCCGAGAGCATATGGGGATCGTCCTGCAAGATCCGTATTTGTTTACCGGTACGATCGCATCCAATGTCAGCCTTGATGATCCAAGGATATCTAGGCAGACAGTGGAGGATGCCCTGAAGGCTGTCGGGGCAGAAAAAGTATTCAAAAATCTTGAAAAAGGCTATGACGAACCGGTTATTGAAAAGGGCAGCACCCTTTCATCCGGTCAGCGTCAGCTGATTTCCTTTGCCCGGGCGCTTGCCTTTAACCCGGCAATCTTAATTTTGGACGAAGCAACTTCGAGCATCGATACAGAAACTGAAGCCGTGATCCAAGAAGCGATGGAAGTATTGAAGAAGGGCAGAACGACTTTTATCATCGCTCATCGTCTATCAACTATTAAGAATGCAGATCAGATCCTTGTGCTTGATCGGGGAGAAATCGTTGAAAAAGGTAATCATGACGAACTCATGAGAGCAGGAGGGCGTTATTATCAAATGTATCAGCTTCAGCAGGGATCATCATCAGATCTTGCAGGCTGATCAGAGGGAGTGCAGCTTGCTCAAGCGGCAAGTTTTAAATAGAAAGAGAGCCAAAACATTTTCAAGGTTTTTGGCTCTCTTTTTTGTTTTGTGGTGAAAACCATTGCATTGGAGTGCCTGCGGCCTGGGGAATTCGTTTGGCTGGCCAGGGAGGTTTGTTCAGCGTGTATGGATGCAAGTTGTGCCAGGAGAAATAATGGCATATGGTGCCTGGCACAACGAGGTTAGTAAATTACCAACGTTTTTTGAGTGTTTATCAACAATAATTTGTAGTTATCAGCGAAAAATTCTAGGATACCAACAATTTTTTAGCACTTACCGACAATTCGACAATAATAGTTAAATTTCGCCGGAACCAAATCCAAACCCAACATCCCATTTGAACCCTAATAGCTGATCCCGACCCTCTTTCGGATAAACTGAGGATTCACCAATTCTTGATAAATAAAATCACCAGTATCATAAATGGAGATACTCTTGCCATCTTCAGGGAGGGTGTCCCCCTCAATACGGTATTCGCCAATTCGTTCCCCGTCAGGAAGATACGTCGGACAAACGACCGTCCATTGGAGTCCGGAAGCCTGAAGCATCATGAAGGCCCTGAGATGATCCTCTGCAGCGGTCGAGCTCCTCCTCTTCGATTCATTGGATTGGAATCGGTATAGGTGGGGTTTCGTCCTCGAATTCAATATCCCGGCAGTACCGCATGTGATGATGCGGGTGATGCCGTTTTGCCTCATCGCTTTTAAGATGATGGGCATGCTCCTCGACAACACATCTTCCTTATCTGTATTCAGACAGCTGACGACGGCATCGCAGCCTGAAATGGTGTTGAATACATCTTCTTCATTGAGCACATCGCCTGTCACTGCATGTTCTTCAAGGCTTTTCTTCTCAACATGCTTTCTGGTGAGACGGTGAATCGTATGATGATGTCTTGCCTTTTCATAAACAACAGCCCCGACCCTGCCTGTACTGCCGAAGAGAGCAATTTTCATGGATATCCCTCCTAAAAAAAATCCTTTGTTGTGATCCGAATTTCTACTCATTCAATAGGTTAGATTAAAAGTATACCAAAG encodes:
- a CDS encoding MFS transporter yields the protein MKKMIEIFKNPIFLKLFLANLTSHMGSVIGLTAFMFYLLDRFSDQPMYASITEMMYSLPTLVVFFLVGVLADRMDRQKIAYHCDTISAVLTVILLGAVYIGWLPLIFAVLFLRSGVQKFFFPAEQAILQGVLSKDDYSTAAGLNQMVMSLFMLLGNAIAIFVYWNAGIYGALLVDFVTFFVSAVLIKKCVIPEEVRQPNGKHTWKDLNVSSVMKDFKSGLSYILNHKLLLSLISGFVVFGIVNGGFSVIPIFILKYKLAPDSYEEYSIILGIAFGSGVLIGSVVSSMLTQKFKFNQLIVAGLVISGTFIIAASFAPSTWVFMMIVFIAALGLPLVNIAIGGWLPSIIDPKMMGRVQGWINPLMMLSQSITLGIIAATFPAVVSVEMLYWLVGSCLLVVGAFYSVILPKLMKEEEIKPAVVNG
- the sigY gene encoding RNA polymerase sigma factor SigY produces the protein MEERELIKRAKKGDHEAFAFLFKQHYPFLVKYLIKVTMNKDQAEELAQDTMAKIVEKIHLFNGKSKFSSWLITIATNRYIDIQRKKGKEKNWQKEEANYRSLKWSMESRNEEWNDALAALSTLEDGVRIPIILKHYYGYSYEEISEMIGLPAGTVKSRTHHGILRLRKELKLDEQQTSSK
- a CDS encoding YxlC family protein, with the translated sequence MNSKHQANKEHELEQILKAGMEPLENEVEDAVPSQEWFEQFVLQQQKEMKAELKRDLILFMIIASCLLIIFSISLVKLPALFLILQGVVFIGAAIFSSLTFFKQVKKI
- a CDS encoding sigmaY antisigma factor component, whose translation is MTKEEIYLLLLILPVLVAQSIYLFLDARKNGHHYWFWGLWGLIQTPMPLIFYFIFAKKIWKKFKKRERME
- a CDS encoding YbjQ family protein; this encodes MIIVTTDFVPGKEVKELKGFVRGSTVQAKHIGKDIIAGLKTILGGEISEYSELMDEARNQAIERMMEEAAGKGANAVIAVRLETSAVMQNASEIIAYGTAVIVE
- a CDS encoding ABC transporter ATP-binding protein encodes the protein MFSIFKKLSWFFKENWKRYTVAIILLTIVGILDVIPPKLVGNAIDDIHLGSISWDVLSKYIWLLAGITLISYAMTYVWMYQLFGGAFLVERKLRSNFMGHLLKMTPTFFEKNRTGDLMARATNDLKAISVTAGFGVLTLIDSSVFMLTILFTMGFLISWKLTIAAILPLPIMALLMKVYGARIHKRFTEAQDSFGDLNDKVLESIAGVRVIRAYVQERADEGRFSDMTEDVYKKNIEVAKIDSLFDPTIKVLVGLSYLIGLGYGAYLVFHQSITLGQLVSFNVYLGMLIWPMFAIGELINIMQRGNASLDRVQETLDYVQDVKDPDRPQSVGTPENVAFDDVHFQYPSSQVKNLTNLKVKIGQGDTLGVVGKTGSGKTTFVKQLLREYPAGSGSLTIAGVPIKNLTLDQVRSWIGYVPQDHVLFSRTVKENILFGRHDADEVALEKAIELADFKKDLEMLPNGLSTLVGEKGVALSGGQKQRISIARALIKNPEILILDDSLSAVDAKTEAKIIENIRNEREGKTTIITTHRLSAVQHADWIIVLEDGKVVEEGVHETLLDNDGWYKEQFDRQQVEDSSHEEVGV
- a CDS encoding ABC transporter ATP-binding protein, translated to MKVGRRLVDYALLYKKIIIAALLMLTVSVAAELAGPFIAKKMIDDHILGIEAAWYETEKGKDAVSYKGEWYKREQYFNGNEQKGDEVRILQVGREFYFIPAAVSFDGERKVQDGTMIITKGKDSEGYPAQKLSGDELLDFYSPEIPKIIKLIAFYFGLLVVASFFQYGQRFYLQKAANRVIQKMRNDIFQHIQKLPIRYFDNLPAGKVVARITNDTEAIRDLYVTVLSTFFTSTIYILGIYIALFILDVKLAAICLILIPILVIWTYLYRIYASKYNHIIRSKVSDINAMINESIQGMNIIQAFSREKQTSSEFEELNGTHYKYQNKLLSLNSMTSHNLVGVLRNITFVAFIWYFGGGAIGVGSVVTLGVLYAFVDYINRLFQPVTGIVNQLANLEQALVAGERVFKLLDEDGTKVADDKMARYKGNVSFEHVFFGYKENEYVLKDITFEANQGETVALVGHTGSGKSSIMNLLFRFYDTNEGKIKIDGQDIKDIPYQTIREHMGIVLQDPYLFTGTIASNVSLDDPRISRQTVEDALKAVGAEKVFKNLEKGYDEPVIEKGSTLSSGQRQLISFARALAFNPAILILDEATSSIDTETEAVIQEAMEVLKKGRTTFIIAHRLSTIKNADQILVLDRGEIVEKGNHDELMRAGGRYYQMYQLQQGSSSDLAG
- a CDS encoding NAD(P)-dependent oxidoreductase, encoding MKIALFGSTGRVGAVVYEKARHHHTIHRLTRKHVEKKSLEEHAVTGDVLNEEDVFNTISGCDAVVSCLNTDKEDVLSRSMPIILKAMRQNGITRIITCGTAGILNSRTKPHLYRFQSNESKRRSSTAAEDHLRAFMMLQASGLQWTVVCPTYLPDGERIGEYRIEGDTLPEDGKSISIYDTGDFIYQELVNPQFIRKRVGISY